A part of Candidatus Chlamydia corallus genomic DNA contains:
- the sctV gene encoding type III secretion system export apparatus subunit SctV codes for MNKLLNFVSRTLGGEAALNMINKSSDLILALWMMGVVLMIIIPLPPPIVDLMITINLSISVFLLMVALYIPSALQLSVFPSLLLITTMFRLGINISSSRQILLKAYAGHVIQAFGDFVVGGNYVVGFIIFLIITIIQFIVVTKGAERVAEVAARFRLDAMPGKQMAIDADLRAGMIDATQARDKRAQIQKESELYGAMDGAMKFIKGDVIAGIVISLINIVGGLTIGVAMHGMDLAQAAHVYTLLSIGDGLVSQIPSLLIALTAGIVTTRVSSDKNTNLGKEISNQLVKEPRALLLAGAATLGVGFFKGFPLWSFSILALIFVALGILLMTKKSSAAKKGGGTGASTTVGAAGDGAATAGDNPDDYSLTLPVILELGKDLSKLIQHKTKSGQSFVDDMIPKMRQALYQDIGIRYPGIHVRTDSPSLEGHDYMILLNEVPYVRGKIPPNHVLTNEVEDNLSRYNLPFITYKNAAGLPSAWVSEDAKAILEKAAIKYWSPLEVIILHLSYFFHKSSQEFLGIQEVRSMIEFMERSFPDLVKEVTRLIPLQKLTEIFKRLVQEQISIKDLRTILESLSEWAQTEKDTVLLTEYVRSSLKLYISFKFSQGQSAISVYLLDPEIEEMIRGAIKQTSAGSYLALDPDSVNLILKSMRNTITPTPAGGQPPVLLTAIDVRRYVRKLIETEFPDIAVISYQEILPEIRIQPLGRIQIF; via the coding sequence ATGAATAAGCTACTCAATTTCGTCAGTAGAACACTTGGTGGCGAAGCCGCCTTAAATATGATCAATAAGTCCAGCGACCTAATCCTTGCTCTTTGGATGATGGGCGTTGTCTTAATGATCATCATTCCCTTACCTCCGCCTATCGTCGACTTGATGATCACCATTAACCTATCAATATCCGTATTCTTATTGATGGTGGCCCTCTATATTCCAAGTGCTTTGCAACTCTCTGTTTTCCCCTCGTTGCTACTCATCACCACGATGTTCCGCTTAGGGATTAATATTTCCTCTTCTCGACAGATTCTCCTTAAAGCATATGCGGGTCATGTGATCCAAGCATTCGGGGATTTCGTTGTTGGAGGGAACTATGTAGTCGGGTTCATTATTTTCCTTATTATTACGATCATTCAGTTTATCGTGGTAACTAAGGGTGCTGAGCGTGTTGCCGAAGTTGCTGCTCGATTTCGATTGGATGCGATGCCAGGTAAGCAGATGGCGATTGATGCTGACTTACGAGCAGGTATGATTGATGCTACTCAAGCTCGTGATAAAAGAGCTCAAATCCAAAAGGAAAGTGAACTCTATGGAGCCATGGACGGTGCCATGAAGTTCATCAAAGGAGACGTTATCGCTGGTATCGTTATTTCTTTGATTAACATTGTTGGTGGTTTGACGATTGGGGTTGCTATGCACGGCATGGACCTCGCTCAAGCAGCTCACGTCTATACTCTTCTTTCTATTGGTGACGGTTTAGTCTCTCAGATTCCTTCTCTTCTAATCGCCTTGACAGCGGGTATTGTGACGACTCGTGTATCGAGTGATAAAAATACTAACTTGGGTAAAGAGATTTCCAATCAGCTCGTTAAAGAACCACGCGCCCTACTCCTTGCGGGTGCTGCAACTTTGGGAGTTGGTTTCTTCAAGGGATTCCCTCTATGGTCTTTCTCTATTTTAGCATTAATTTTCGTTGCTCTAGGCATTCTATTAATGACTAAGAAATCTTCGGCAGCAAAAAAAGGCGGTGGCACGGGAGCTTCAACAACCGTAGGCGCTGCTGGGGATGGCGCTGCTACTGCTGGGGATAATCCTGATGACTACTCTCTAACTCTACCCGTAATTCTAGAACTTGGGAAAGACCTCTCTAAGCTGATCCAACACAAGACAAAATCAGGACAAAGCTTTGTTGACGATATGATTCCTAAAATGCGACAAGCTCTCTATCAGGATATTGGGATCCGCTACCCTGGCATTCATGTTCGGACAGACTCGCCTTCTTTAGAAGGACACGACTATATGATTCTTCTTAATGAAGTTCCCTATGTCCGAGGAAAGATTCCTCCGAACCATGTATTGACCAATGAAGTCGAGGACAATCTAAGCCGTTATAATCTACCCTTCATTACCTATAAGAATGCTGCGGGCCTCCCTTCAGCATGGGTCAGTGAAGATGCTAAGGCTATTCTAGAGAAGGCTGCAATTAAATATTGGTCTCCACTCGAAGTAATCATTCTCCATCTTTCTTACTTTTTCCATAAAAGCTCTCAAGAGTTTTTAGGAATCCAAGAGGTACGTTCTATGATCGAATTTATGGAACGTTCATTCCCAGACTTAGTGAAAGAAGTTACAAGGCTAATTCCACTTCAAAAGCTCACTGAAATCTTTAAGAGACTAGTCCAAGAACAAATCTCAATCAAAGATCTACGTACCATTTTAGAATCTCTCAGTGAGTGGGCTCAAACTGAGAAAGATACTGTTCTGCTTACAGAATATGTACGATCTTCTTTAAAGCTCTATATCAGCTTCAAGTTCTCTCAAGGGCAATCTGCGATTTCTGTTTATCTCTTAGATCCAGAAATTGAAGAGATGATTCGTGGAGCAATTAAGCAAACATCAGCAGGCTCTTACCTTGCTCTAGATCCTGATTCTGTGAACCTAATCTTAAAATCTATGAGGAATACCATTACACCAACACCTGCAGGAGGTCAACCACCAGTATTATTGACAGCAATTGATGTAAGAAGATATGTACGAAAATTAATAGAAACAGAGTTCCCCGATATTGCTGTGATTTCTTATCAAGAAATTCTACCAGAAATTCGCATCCAGCCCTTGGGAAGAATTCAGATTTTCTAA
- a CDS encoding bifunctional riboflavin kinase/FAD synthetase — MEIAYSLTSSFSIDSVTLGFFDGCHLGHINLLSILTSYPGSSGIITFDSHPQTVLSSARTKLINTKDERLQLLQTFPIDWLGVLTFDQYFANQSAEEFITSLHLSLKCKRIILGYDSCIGKEQQSNAQVLGAIGKPLGIEIVKIPPYRIDSVVVSSKAIRQLLCEGNVELANRFLGRPYTLSGTITEGSGIGSSLGFATINLPRDESLIPLGVYACEMLYKGNTYRGIMNLGIAPTFARESLYAEAHIFSFSENLYGKEVSLIPKKFLRKEKKFPSKETLIQAIEKDILDAQDWFYQRVL, encoded by the coding sequence ATGGAAATAGCCTATAGTTTAACGTCTTCTTTCTCTATAGATTCTGTAACTTTGGGTTTTTTTGACGGATGTCATCTAGGGCACATTAACCTTTTATCTATTCTTACCTCCTATCCTGGATCCTCTGGGATTATTACTTTTGATTCTCATCCCCAAACAGTCCTTTCTTCAGCTCGCACTAAGCTAATCAATACAAAAGACGAGCGCCTACAATTGTTGCAAACGTTTCCAATAGATTGGTTGGGCGTCCTTACTTTTGATCAATATTTTGCAAATCAATCGGCAGAAGAGTTCATTACTTCATTGCATCTTAGCTTGAAGTGTAAACGGATAATCTTAGGTTATGATTCTTGCATAGGGAAAGAACAACAAAGCAACGCGCAGGTTCTTGGTGCTATAGGTAAGCCACTAGGTATAGAGATCGTTAAGATTCCCCCTTACCGCATTGATAGCGTTGTTGTCTCCAGTAAAGCAATCCGCCAGTTGCTCTGTGAAGGGAATGTGGAGCTTGCTAATCGTTTTTTGGGTCGTCCCTACACACTTTCTGGAACAATAACAGAGGGCTCGGGAATAGGAAGTTCCCTAGGATTCGCTACCATAAATCTTCCTAGAGACGAAAGTTTGATTCCTCTTGGAGTTTATGCTTGTGAAATGCTTTATAAAGGCAACACCTATCGTGGTATTATGAATTTAGGAATTGCCCCTACTTTTGCAAGAGAGTCCTTATATGCAGAGGCCCACATTTTTTCTTTTTCCGAAAACCTATATGGCAAAGAAGTGAGCCTTATCCCCAAAAAGTTTCTTAGAAAAGAAAAGAAATTTCCATCGAAAGAAACTCTAATACAAGCAATCGAAAAAGATATTTTGGACGCTCAGGATTGGTTTTACCAACGAGTCCTTTAA
- the truB gene encoding tRNA pseudouridine(55) synthase TruB has protein sequence MDLAVELKEGILLVDKPQGRTSFSLIRALTKLIGVKKIGHAGTLDPFATGVMVMLIGRKFTRLSDILLFEDKEYKAVAHLGTTTDSYDCDGKVVGRSKKIPSLEEVLSAAEYFQGEIQQLPPMFSAKKVQGKKLYEYARKGLSIERHHSTVQVHLQITKYEYPLLHFVVRCSKGTYIRSIAYELGTMLGCGAYLEQLRRLRSGCFSVDQCIDGNLLDHPDFDISPYLRDTHGNSL, from the coding sequence ATGGATCTCGCAGTAGAATTAAAAGAGGGTATTCTTCTTGTAGACAAACCTCAGGGGAGAACTTCGTTTAGCCTTATCCGTGCTCTAACTAAGTTAATAGGAGTTAAAAAGATTGGTCATGCAGGAACTCTAGATCCTTTTGCTACTGGCGTTATGGTCATGTTGATTGGCCGTAAATTTACAAGACTTTCTGATATTTTGCTTTTTGAAGACAAGGAATACAAAGCTGTTGCCCATTTAGGGACAACTACCGATTCTTATGATTGCGATGGCAAGGTTGTAGGGAGATCTAAGAAAATTCCTAGTCTCGAAGAAGTACTATCTGCTGCTGAATATTTTCAAGGAGAGATCCAACAACTTCCCCCAATGTTTTCCGCTAAAAAAGTCCAAGGCAAAAAACTATACGAATATGCTAGAAAAGGTTTGTCTATAGAACGTCACCATTCTACAGTTCAAGTTCACTTGCAAATTACAAAGTATGAGTACCCTCTATTGCATTTTGTAGTACGCTGTAGCAAAGGAACTTATATTCGCAGCATTGCTTATGAGCTTGGCACTATGCTAGGTTGTGGAGCTTATCTTGAGCAGCTACGCCGTTTACGTAGTGGCTGTTTTTCTGTAGATCAATGCATTGATGGGAATCTATTAGACCACCCTGACTTCGATATTTCTCCCTACCTACGAGATACCCATGGAAATAGCCTATAG
- a CDS encoding FHIPEP family type III secretion protein: MNKLLNFVSRTLGGEAALNMINKSSDLILALWMMGVVLMIIIPLPPPIVDLMITINLSISVFLLMVALYIPSALQLSVFPSLLLITTMFRLGINISSSRQILLKAYAGHVIQAFGDFVVGGNYVVGFIIFLIITIIQFIVVTKGAERVAEVAARFRLDAMPGKQMAIDADLRAGMIDATQARDKRAQIQKESELYGAMDGAMKFIKGDVIAGIVISLINIVGGLTIGVAMHGMDLAQAAHVYTLLSIGDGLVSQIPSLLIALTAGIVTTRVSSDKNTNLGKEISNQLVKEPRALLLAGAATLGVGFFKGFPLWSFSILALIFVALGILLMTKKSSAAKKGGGTGASTTVGAAGDGAATAGDNPDDYSLTLPVILELGKDLSKLIQHKTNTEGNPEIKGRRRQIAQEIAYEDSSSQVKHASTVVSNPKDIAVAIGYMPEKYKAPWIIAMGINLRAKRILDEAEKYGIPIMRNVPLAHQLLDEGKELKFIPESTYEAIGEILLYITSLNAQNPNNKNTNQPDHL, encoded by the coding sequence ATGAATAAGCTACTCAATTTCGTCAGTAGAACACTTGGTGGCGAAGCCGCCTTAAATATGATCAATAAGTCCAGCGACCTAATCCTTGCTCTTTGGATGATGGGCGTTGTCTTAATGATCATCATTCCCTTACCTCCGCCTATCGTCGACTTGATGATCACCATTAACCTATCAATATCCGTATTCTTATTGATGGTGGCCCTCTATATTCCAAGTGCTTTGCAACTCTCTGTTTTCCCCTCGTTGCTACTCATCACCACGATGTTCCGCTTAGGGATTAATATTTCCTCTTCTCGACAGATTCTCCTTAAAGCATATGCGGGTCATGTGATCCAAGCATTCGGGGATTTCGTTGTTGGAGGGAACTATGTAGTCGGGTTCATTATTTTCCTTATTATTACGATCATTCAGTTTATCGTGGTAACTAAGGGTGCTGAGCGTGTTGCCGAAGTTGCTGCTCGATTTCGATTGGATGCGATGCCAGGTAAGCAGATGGCGATTGATGCTGACTTACGAGCAGGTATGATTGATGCTACTCAAGCTCGTGATAAAAGAGCTCAAATCCAAAAGGAAAGTGAACTCTATGGAGCCATGGACGGTGCCATGAAGTTCATCAAAGGAGACGTTATCGCTGGTATCGTTATTTCTTTGATTAACATTGTTGGTGGTTTGACGATTGGGGTTGCTATGCACGGCATGGACCTCGCTCAAGCAGCTCACGTCTATACTCTTCTTTCTATTGGTGACGGTTTAGTCTCTCAGATTCCTTCTCTTCTAATCGCCTTGACAGCGGGTATTGTGACGACTCGTGTATCGAGTGATAAAAATACTAACTTGGGTAAAGAGATTTCCAATCAGCTCGTTAAAGAACCACGCGCCCTACTCCTTGCGGGTGCTGCAACTTTGGGAGTTGGTTTCTTCAAGGGATTCCCTCTATGGTCTTTCTCTATTTTAGCATTAATTTTCGTTGCTCTAGGCATTCTATTAATGACTAAGAAATCTTCGGCAGCAAAAAAAGGCGGTGGCACGGGAGCTTCAACAACCGTAGGCGCTGCTGGGGATGGCGCTGCTACTGCTGGGGATAATCCTGATGACTACTCTCTAACTCTACCCGTAATTCTAGAACTTGGGAAAGACCTCTCTAAGCTGATCCAACACAAGACAAATACAGAAGGGAATCCAGAGATTAAAGGTCGACGTCGACAAATTGCTCAAGAAATTGCCTATGAAGACTCCTCATCACAAGTAAAACATGCAAGCACAGTAGTCTCCAATCCCAAAGATATTGCTGTTGCTATTGGCTACATGCCTGAGAAATATAAAGCACCATGGATCATTGCGATGGGCATTAACTTACGAGCTAAAAGGATACTTGATGAAGCTGAAAAGTATGGCATTCCCATTATGCGAAACGTACCTTTAGCACATCAGCTTTTGGATGAAGGGAAAGAGTTGAAATTTATTCCAGAATCTACTTATGAAGCTATTGGAGAAATTCTACTTTATATTACTTCACTTAATGCGCAAAATCCTAATAATAAAAATACTAACCAACCTGATCATTTATAA
- the rbfA gene encoding 30S ribosome-binding factor RbfA, with protein sequence MTESRRIKRVNALLQEAIAKVILKDVKHPKISNLWITVTRVSLSKDLHAARVYVSVMPHENTKEEALEALKASAGFIAHKASKNVVLKYFPELHFYLDDIFSPQDYIENLLWQIKEKEKS encoded by the coding sequence ATGACAGAAAGTAGACGTATTAAAAGGGTAAATGCTTTATTACAAGAAGCCATTGCAAAGGTGATTTTAAAAGATGTCAAACATCCAAAGATTTCTAATCTTTGGATTACGGTGACTCGTGTTTCGTTATCTAAGGATTTACATGCTGCACGTGTTTATGTATCTGTTATGCCTCATGAGAATACCAAGGAAGAAGCTTTAGAAGCTCTAAAAGCGTCTGCTGGTTTTATTGCTCATAAGGCTTCAAAAAATGTTGTCCTTAAATATTTCCCAGAACTTCATTTTTATCTCGATGATATTTTCTCACCTCAAGATTATATAGAAAACCTGCTCTGGCAGATTAAAGAGAAAGAAAAGAGTTAG
- the sctU gene encoding type III secretion system export apparatus subunit SctU, giving the protein MGEKTEKATPKRLRDARKKGQVAKSQDFPSAVTFIVSMFTAFSLSTFFFKHLGGFLVSMLSQAPTRHDPLITLFYLKNCLILILTASLPLLGAVAVVGVIVGFLIVGPTFSTEVFKPDIKKFNPIDNIKQKFKIKTLIELIKSVLKIFGAALILYITLKSRVSLIIETAGVSPVITAQIFKEIFYKAVTSIGIFFLIVAVLDLVYQRHNFSKELKMEKFEVKQEFKDTEGNPEIKGRRRQIAQEIAYEDSSSQVKHASTVVSNPKDIAVAIGYMPEKYKAPWIIAMGINLRAKRILDEAEKYGIPIMRNVPLAHQLLDEGKELKFIPESTYEAIGEILLYITSLNAQNPNNKNTNQPDHL; this is encoded by the coding sequence ATGGGTGAAAAAACAGAAAAGGCCACGCCGAAGCGACTTAGAGATGCTCGGAAGAAAGGTCAAGTAGCAAAGTCTCAGGATTTTCCTTCTGCCGTCACTTTTATAGTCTCGATGTTTACGGCCTTCTCCCTATCCACCTTTTTTTTTAAACATTTAGGTGGCTTTCTGGTTTCAATGCTTTCGCAAGCTCCCACACGGCATGACCCTTTAATTACCTTATTTTATCTCAAGAACTGTCTTATTCTTATTTTAACAGCGTCCCTTCCCCTACTAGGAGCTGTTGCAGTTGTTGGGGTCATTGTAGGTTTTCTTATTGTCGGTCCTACATTTTCTACCGAAGTTTTCAAACCAGATATTAAGAAATTCAATCCTATTGATAACATCAAACAAAAATTTAAAATAAAAACTCTCATAGAGCTAATTAAATCTGTTTTAAAAATTTTTGGAGCTGCTTTAATTTTATACATAACCTTAAAAAGTAGAGTTTCCTTAATTATAGAAACTGCAGGGGTTTCCCCTGTGATTACTGCTCAAATCTTTAAAGAAATTTTCTATAAAGCAGTAACCTCCATAGGCATTTTCTTTTTGATTGTTGCGGTTCTTGACCTTGTGTATCAGCGCCACAATTTTTCTAAGGAATTAAAGATGGAAAAGTTTGAGGTTAAGCAGGAATTTAAAGATACAGAAGGGAATCCAGAGATTAAAGGTCGACGTCGACAAATTGCTCAAGAAATTGCCTATGAAGACTCCTCATCACAAGTAAAACATGCAAGCACAGTAGTCTCCAATCCCAAAGATATTGCTGTTGCTATTGGCTACATGCCTGAGAAATATAAAGCACCATGGATCATTGCGATGGGCATTAACTTACGAGCTAAAAGGATACTTGATGAAGCTGAAAAGTATGGCATTCCCATTATGCGAAACGTACCTTTAGCACATCAGCTTTTGGATGAAGGGAAAGAGTTGAAATTTATTCCAGAATCTACTTATGAAGCTATTGGAGAAATTCTACTTTATATTACTTCACTTAATGCGCAAAATCCTAATAATAAAAATACTAACCAACCTGATCATTTATAA
- the ychF gene encoding redox-regulated ATPase YchF — protein MSHTECGIVGLPNVGKSGLFNALTGAQVASCNYPFCTIDPNVGIVPVIDERLEALAKISNSQKIIHADMKFVDIAGLVKGASDGAGLGNRFLSHIRETHAIAHVVRCFDDADVTHVSGKVNPVEDIEVINLELIFADFSSATSIRSKLEKLAKGKREVGALLPLFDKIIAHLEMGLPLRTLELTSEQIVALKPYPFLTIKPMFYIANVDESSLPDMNNDYVASVREVAVKENAQVVPICVRIEEEIVSLPSEERLEFLLSLGLEKSGLHRLVLAAYETLGLISYFTTGPQETRAWTVARGSSAWEAAGQIHTDIQKGFIRAEVITFEDIVECQGRAGARESGKLRIEGRDYIVQDGDTMLFLHN, from the coding sequence ATGAGTCATACGGAATGCGGAATTGTAGGGCTTCCTAATGTAGGAAAGTCTGGATTGTTCAATGCTTTAACAGGAGCTCAAGTTGCCTCCTGTAACTACCCGTTTTGTACTATCGATCCCAATGTAGGCATTGTTCCAGTTATTGATGAAAGACTGGAGGCTTTAGCTAAAATTAGCAACAGTCAGAAGATCATACATGCAGATATGAAGTTTGTAGATATTGCAGGTTTAGTTAAAGGGGCTTCGGATGGTGCAGGTCTAGGAAATCGATTTCTTTCTCATATTCGAGAAACTCATGCGATTGCTCATGTAGTGCGTTGTTTTGATGATGCAGACGTGACCCACGTTTCAGGGAAAGTCAATCCCGTTGAAGATATTGAAGTTATCAACTTAGAGCTGATTTTTGCTGATTTCTCCTCGGCAACAAGTATCCGTAGCAAATTAGAAAAGCTCGCTAAAGGAAAGCGTGAAGTCGGAGCTCTCTTGCCTCTATTTGATAAGATTATTGCTCATTTAGAAATGGGATTACCATTACGTACTTTAGAATTGACTTCAGAACAAATTGTGGCGTTAAAGCCCTATCCATTTTTGACCATCAAGCCTATGTTCTATATAGCTAATGTTGACGAGAGTTCTCTCCCAGATATGAACAATGATTATGTTGCTTCTGTTAGAGAAGTTGCTGTTAAAGAAAATGCTCAAGTTGTTCCTATCTGCGTTCGTATCGAAGAAGAAATTGTTTCACTACCTAGTGAAGAACGCTTGGAATTTCTTTTAAGTTTAGGCCTGGAGAAATCAGGACTTCATAGATTAGTACTTGCTGCCTACGAGACTTTGGGGCTTATTTCTTATTTTACTACAGGCCCCCAGGAGACGCGCGCGTGGACAGTAGCTCGAGGATCTTCTGCTTGGGAAGCTGCTGGACAAATTCATACCGATATTCAAAAGGGCTTTATTCGTGCGGAAGTAATCACTTTTGAAGATATAGTAGAATGTCAAGGTCGTGCAGGAGCTCGTGAATCAGGGAAATTACGTATAGAGGGGCGTGATTATATAGTTCAGGATGGCGATACTATGCTGTTTCTTCATAATTAA
- the sctW gene encoding type III secretion system gatekeeper subunit SctW: MAASGGTGGLGGTQGVNLAAVEAAAAKADAAEVVASQEGSEMNMVQQSQDMTNPAAATRTRKKEEKFQTLESRKKGEAGKAEKKSETAEDKSDSDLADKYAAGNSEVSGQELRGLRDALTEDSSPEEITALVKEKIKDPALQSLALDYLVQTTPPSQGKLKDALIQARNSHTEQFGRTAIGGKNILFASQEYANQLSVSPSGLRSLYLEVTGNIHTCDQLLSMLQDRYTYQDMALVSSFLMKGMATELKRQGPYVPAPQLQVLMTETRNLQAVLASYDFFESRVPVLMDNLKAEGIQIPGDINFVKVAESFHKIINDKFPTASKMEREVRGLVGNDVDSVTGVLNLFFSALRQTSSRLFSSADKRQQLGAMIANALDAVNINNEDYPKASDFPKPYPWS; the protein is encoded by the coding sequence ATGGCAGCATCAGGAGGCACAGGTGGTTTGGGAGGCACTCAGGGTGTTAACCTCGCAGCTGTAGAGGCTGCAGCTGCAAAAGCAGATGCCGCAGAAGTTGTAGCCAGTCAAGAAGGTTCTGAGATGAATATGGTTCAGCAATCTCAGGACATGACAAATCCTGCAGCAGCAACACGTACCAGAAAAAAAGAAGAGAAGTTTCAGACTCTAGAATCTCGGAAAAAAGGAGAAGCTGGAAAAGCAGAGAAAAAGTCTGAGACTGCTGAAGATAAATCTGATTCAGATCTTGCAGATAAATATGCTGCTGGTAATTCTGAAGTTTCTGGTCAAGAACTTCGCGGCTTGCGTGATGCCCTAACTGAGGATTCTTCCCCAGAAGAGATTACTGCTCTTGTAAAAGAGAAAATCAAAGATCCAGCTCTACAATCCTTAGCTTTAGACTACCTTGTTCAAACCACCCCACCCTCTCAAGGTAAATTAAAAGATGCTCTTATTCAAGCAAGAAATAGTCATACAGAGCAATTCGGACGGACAGCTATTGGTGGAAAGAACATCTTATTTGCCTCTCAAGAATATGCAAACCAACTTAGTGTTTCTCCTTCAGGGCTTCGCTCTTTGTACCTAGAAGTAACTGGTAACATACATACCTGTGATCAGCTGCTTTCTATGCTGCAAGACCGCTATACATACCAAGATATGGCTCTTGTTAGCTCCTTCCTAATGAAAGGAATGGCTACAGAATTAAAAAGACAAGGTCCCTACGTACCTGCTCCACAGCTACAAGTACTCATGACAGAAACTCGCAATCTGCAAGCTGTTCTTGCCTCTTACGATTTCTTTGAAAGTCGAGTACCTGTTTTAATGGACAACTTAAAAGCTGAAGGAATCCAAATTCCTGGAGATATAAATTTTGTAAAGGTTGCTGAGTCTTTCCATAAAATCATTAACGATAAGTTCCCTACAGCATCTAAAATGGAACGAGAAGTCCGTGGTCTCGTAGGAAATGACGTCGATTCTGTTACTGGTGTCTTAAATTTATTCTTCTCAGCTTTACGTCAAACATCGTCGCGCCTCTTCTCTTCAGCTGACAAACGCCAGCAATTAGGAGCTATGATTGCTAATGCTTTGGACGCCGTAAATATAAACAATGAAGATTATCCAAAAGCATCAGATTTTCCTAAACCCTATCCTTGGTCATGA